The following proteins are co-located in the Poecile atricapillus isolate bPoeAtr1 chromosome 2, bPoeAtr1.hap1, whole genome shotgun sequence genome:
- the ZNF438 gene encoding zinc finger protein 438 isoform X5, whose protein sequence is MVPKILTSGVVSCHQSSLPEPVTPISSSGSKPLVVPAQNYAVMQVAAHKGTFSLLAVPCVAPALTQQVQQSTVAPSENLKLPIPRYQSVRNKLLSDKKPAQISGFAWSACNKIPTKTLISSQTSLMTALPEDCPEAQSSSDSAEQGVITDCDSAEIGVATLVNKSNRVESRSLLMKKTEIESNNVSGPTVVEDSLSKPSSTTNPMKLSLHSVKTASETTREPLLRSEKLKEKPTNSVDPFAVLSPAVFGSTIQMTSSAPKGKLPILPYSRMENSVFCRSKQNTKVMDTPGHSLKSECEKIPSLMKAKAFDNQLGVSFTQVTKQTIQENTSSPSSKVGDVDSLKKLNSATSKRRGRKKRAPEDLLAFQAKQRKCIINKFREERERAKIDIQAPEDNKAEAVKKYRSIRPKPVVVVQAFAPLAPAAIVETPSHEQDLFLNGSLANKCLSSRHSDATSAKSSDLSRNTRSAVPKPLHRCHVCNHTFQFKHHLQDHMNTHTRKRPYSCRICRKAYIYSGRLSTHMKLHHNEGKPKKLVCCEFCAKVFGHAKVYFGHLREVHRVVISTEPSTSEQQVQDTLKNRDRNIKEAEEATERGNNCNFEDLFHNPGGVKLQVKCGRCQFIAESFGEMKFHLLCCHGEEIQGRVKEGVLQGSRGTKGGLVKHTTHVWKQHDERRRLAKCSARQEELYTVPKPNRQIPLHHHNNVNILPKSELTQSGNSEASKEMKNVGFGTPRRKIEFWSKAGYNCILCEQLFGRKEDLFNHWQSHHNCEDPSTLWTVFTLVSKQRIIELSDNGEY, encoded by the exons ATGGTACCAAAAATTTTAACATCTGGAGTTGTTTCTTGCCATCAGTCATCTTTGCCTGAGCCAGTGACACCAATTTCATCTTCAGGTTCTAAGCCCCTGGTGGTGCCAGCTCAGAACTATGCTGTCATGCAGGTGGCTGCTCACAAGGGCACATTTTCCCTGTTGGCTGTGCCGTGTGTTGCACCTGCTCTAACACAGCAAGTTCAGCAGTCGACTGTTGCCCCCTCTGAAAACCTGAAGCTGCCCATCCCCAGGTACCAATCTGTAAGAAATAAATTGCTGAGTGACAAAAAACCGGCACAAATCTCTGGTTTTGCGTGGAGTGCATGTAACAAGATTCCTACCAAAACGCTGATCTCATCACAGACTTCCCTCATGACTGCTCTGCCTGAAGACTGTCCTGAAGCTCAGTCTAGTTCAGATTCAGCTGAGCAAGGGGTGATAACAGACTGTGACTCAGCTGAAATTGGAGTTGCCACATTAGTAAATAAAAGCAATCGTGTGGAGTCTAGATCtcttttaatgaagaaaactgaaattgaaAGCAATAATGTTTCTGGACCAACTGTAGTTGAAGACTCTCTGTCCAAGCCATCAAGTACAACTAATCCCATGAAACTAAGTCTACACTCTGTGAAGACAGCATCAGAAACCACAAGAGAGCCACTCCTGAGATCTGAGAAACTAAaggaaaaacccacaaattcTGTGGATCCTTTTGCTGTCTTGTCACCAGCAGTTTTTGGCAGTACAATTCAGATGACTTCATCAGCACCAAAAGGAAAACTTCCTATTTTGCCTTACTCGAGAATGGAAAATTCAGTGTTCTGTAGATCTAAGCAGAATACTAAAGTTATGGACACACCTGGTCATTCACTAAAATCTGAATGTGAAAAAATACCATCTTTGATGAAAGCCAAAGCCTTTGATAATCAATTAGGTGTATCATTTACACAAGTCACCAAACAAACCATTCAAGAAAATACCTCCTCTCCATCCAGCAAAGTGGGTGATGTTGACAGCCTTAAAAAATTGAACAGTGCAACCTCTAAAagaagaggcaggaaaaaaagagccCCAGAGGACTTATTGGCTTTTCAGGCCAAACAAAGGAAATGCATCATTAATAAGTttagagaagaaagagaaagggcGAAGATTGATATTCAGGCACCTGAAGACAACAAAGCAGAAGCAGTGAAAAAATACCGCAGTATCAGACCAAAACCAGTGGTGGTTGTGCAGGCGTTCGCACCGCTGGCTCCTGCAGCCATCGTAGAGACGCCGTCTCATGAGCAAGACTTATTTTTAAACGGTTCACTGGCCAATAAATGTTTAAGTTCCAGGCACAGTGATGCTACATCAGCTAAATCAAGTGATCTAAGTAGAAATACACGTTCAGCTGTCCCTAAGCCTCTGCACAGATGTCATGTTTGTAACCATACGTTCCAGTTCAAGCACCATCTCCAGGACCACATGAACACGCACACGCGCAAGCGGCCCTACAGCTGCAGGATCTGCAGGAAGGCATATATCTATTCTGGGAGACTGAGCACCCATATGAAGCTTCATCACAATGAGGGCAAACCCAAAAAGCTGGTGTGCTGTGAATTCTGTGCTAAAGTTTTTGGCCATGCGAAAGTGTACTTTGGCCACCTCAGAGAAGTCCACAGGGTTGTTATCAGCACAGAGCCCTCCACTAGTGAGCAACAGGTGCAAGATACTTTAAAGAATAGAGACAGGAATATaaaagaggcagaagaagcTACAGAGAG GGGAAATAACTGCAATTTTGAGGACCTATTCCATAACCCAGGAGGAGTGAAATTACAGGTCAAATGTGGTCGATGCCAGTTTATTGCAGAGTCTTTCGGTGAAATGAAGTTTCACTTATTGTGCTGTCATGGAGAAGAGATTCAGGGAAGAGTGAAGGAAGGGGTTTTGCAAGGAAGCAGAGGAACAAAGGGGGGACTGGTCAAACATACAACCCACGTGTGGAAACAGCACGATGAGAGAAGACGTTTAGCAAAGTGCAGTGCCCGTCAGGAGGAGCTGTATACTGTTCCAAAACCAAATAGACAGATACCCTTGCACCATCACAATAATGTCAATATTTTACCTAAAAGTGAACTGACTCAGTCAGGAAATAGTGAAGCCTCCAAGGAGATGAAAAATGTGGGGTTTGGTACACCAAggagaaaaatagaattttggTCTAAAGCAGGCTATAACTGCATTTTATGCGAACAGTTATTTGGAAGAAAAGAGGATCTTTTTAATCATTGGCAGAGTCATCATAATTGTGAAGACCCTTCCACTTTATGGACAGTTTTTACTTTGGTATCAAAACAAAGAATTATTGAACTTTCTGATAATGGTGAATATTGA